From a single Lytechinus variegatus isolate NC3 chromosome 9, Lvar_3.0, whole genome shotgun sequence genomic region:
- the LOC121421737 gene encoding myelin regulatory factor-like isoform X2, whose amino-acid sequence MDVLGESEAIQQIFNQGIDFDHLENLLAEPDASLLLSDLNNDGSLKAPSLVGGGGSSVGGQKVIFNNRSQPEQIGGLMNFDNLGFADEENILGSGLSVPISHLPDSPPDSGSEPYSPPDTKQDPHLAYQLGLNQGVAHQPTNHNSVSTELPLPNRTLLSGGVGHQRQHSLPVSIPMVTSIHTPASLSQPTVVPVASVPQSNVPVPPVAVVQQSVAPCNLTQVPSSVGISSVSANVPPQTVPQQFMNFLANSNVAPPTSLSQVPMTETINTALTRKESFIGHVPKKRKHSLSPNNTVNQNMLNKLMQVKQEPDMGGEYGMYDQPAGDGLPYTDTVYQCLKWQPYQSNKWHKLLDASGQEIPIINYKVEADKGFNFSVSDDSFVCQKKNHFQVTAHLCVNGIPQMVQTESGTKTIDSVCIHINGIKVEAMNSYIRVEQSQADRSKKPFVPAKLEIHPENVVKVTIGRLHFSETTSNNMRKKGKPNPDQRYFMLVVSIQAHCGHEKYVVASQVSERIIVRASNPGQFESDVDVIWQKGSNQDTIFHSGKVGINTERPDEALVVHGNLKVTGHVMQPSDKRAKEDFQELDPREQLQNINKMRVMRYKYIPQFAEQAGLPECDQVETGVIAQEVMDILPDAVKKTGTVSLPNGAKIEHFLVVNKDRIYMENVGAVKELVRLTDNLETRIDELEKMNQKLAKLKRVDSLKSNTSVGTLSRDGSKKSAGGKDKSRHNRNGSVNSKKGKGQSDITPCLSPRSMQLLIVALILIMLFCFAAIATLYILETNDDAVSMLSSAPSMTNMTTLGPKTSTFRTTTPQTRKEPTPVPVYCCIAVTDMTSILPPLIANIAALNSTFHPQASPILPPQGVPLSTTTTVPPGTNREPAPPAVDVPDTMPQNGSSGGIGSVNMQSRKKRSTLRRKKRMTSMGVEVNFIQVDREKTICPEHCTSETNCGESCISTADGNFTYEIAVPAHLPVRFLELYLNTSEESVMVLCSWTGSSLCSEPIESLETSQPFKHTMGFAHMWQLPVGAYQNSAYVFRIMPATDQDHNTVCRLENEYVGDDYLEYRFHFTRDLSLCPS is encoded by the exons ATGGATGTTCTTGGAGAAAGTGAAGCGATTCAGCAAATTTTTA ATCAAGGAATTGATTTCGATCATCTTGAAAATCTACTAGCAGAACCAGATGCAAGCTT ATTACTGTCGGATTTAAACAACGATGGGTCGCTCAAGGCCCCCTCCCtggttgggggagggggcagtagCGTCGGTGGCCAGAAGGTGATCTTCAACAACAGATCGCAGCCGGAGCAGATAGGTGGCTTGATGAACTTTGACAATCTTGGATTTGCGGATGAGGAAAATATTCTCGGCTCTGGACTCTCTGTTCCCATCAG CCACCTGCCAGATTCGCCACCGGACTCCGGCTCAGAACCGTACTCGCCCCCTGACACTAAGCAAGACCCACACCTCGCCTACCAACTAGGCCTCAACCAGGGCGTGGCacatcaaccaaccaatcacaACTCAGTCTCAACAGAGCTCCCCCTGCCAAACAGAACCTTGCTCTCGGGCGGCGTCGGTCACCAGCGCCAGCACTCTCTACCGGTATCCATCCCCATGGTGACGAGCATCCACACCCCTGCTTCCCTATCCCAGCCCACTGTGGTGCCAGTTGCATCGGTACCGCAGAGCAACGTACCGGTACCACCAGTAGCAGTGGTGCAGCAGTCGGTGGCACCGTGCAACCTGACTCAGGTACCGAGCTCTGTTGGGATATCTTCGGTGTCGGCCAATGTGCCACCACAGACTGTACCCCAGCAGTTCATGAACTTTCTTGCAAACTCGAATGTTGCACCACCAACGAGTCTGTCCCAGGTTCCGATGACTGAGACCATCAATACTGCCCTCACAAGGAAAGAAAG TTTTATTGGACATGTGCCGAAGAAGAGGAAACATTCCCTGTCTCCCAACAACACCGTCAATCAAAACATGCTGAATAAACTTATGCAAGTCAAGCAGGAACCAG ACATGGGTGGGGAATATGGAATGTATGACCAGCCAGCCGGTGATGGCTTGCCATACACAGACACTGTATACCAATGTTTGAAATGGCAGCCATACCAATCAAACAAATGGCACAAACTACTGGATGCCAGCGGACAGGAAAT ACCCATCATAAACTACAAAGTGGAGGCTGACAAAGGCTTTAATTTCTCAGTGTCCGACGATTCCTTTGTTTGTCAAAAGAAGAACCACTTCCAG GTAACTGCTCATCTCTGTGTTAACGGCATCCCCCAGATGGTTCAGACCGAGTCTGGTACCAAGACTATTGACAGTGTCTGCATTCACATCAATGGGATCAAGGTGGAAGCGATGAATTCTTACATCAGAGTTGAACAGAGCCAGGCAGATCGAAGCAAGAAACCGTTCGTACCTGCAAA ACTTGAAATCCATCCAGAGAACGTTGTTAAGGTCACAATAGGTCGTCTCCACTTCAGCGAGACCACTTCGAATAACATGAGAAAGAAAGGCAAGCCCAATCCCGACCAGAGGTATTTCATGCTAGTAGTCTCGATCCAGGCTCACTGTGGACATGAGAAATATGTAGTGGCATCGCAGGTCTCCGAGAGGATCATTGTTAGG GCCTCAAATCCAGGACAGTTTGAGAGCGACGTTGATGTTATCTGGCAAAAGGGATCGAACCAGGATACTATATTCCATTCT GGTAAAGTTGGAATAAACACGGAGAGACCCGACGAGGCGTTGGTCGTCCATGGCAACCTGAAGGTCACAGGTCACGTGATGCAGCCTTCCGATAAGAGAGCTAAAGAAGACTTCCAAGAG TTGGATCCTAGAGAACAGCTCCAGAACATCAACAAGATGCGTGTGATGCGCTACAAGTACATCCCCCAGTTCGCCGAGCAGGCTGGCCTACCCGAGTGCGACCAGGTGGAGACGGGGGTCATTGCTCAGGAGGTGATGGACATCCTTCCGGACGCTGTCAAGAAGACAGGGACAGTCAGCCTACCCAACGGGGCCAAGATCGAGCACTTCCTGGTGGTCAACAAGGATAGGATCTACATGGAGAACGTGGGAGCGGTCAAGGAGCTGGTCAGACTGACCGATAACCTGGAGACGAGGATTGATGAACTGGAGAAGATGAATCAGAAGCTGGCTAAGCTGAAGAGGGTGGATAGTCTGAAGTCGAACACCAGTGTGGGCACGCTGAG CCGGGACGGCAGCAAGAAGTCGGCCGGGGGTAAGGACAAGTCCCGTCACAACCGGAATGGGAGCGTCAACAGTAAGAAGGGCAAAGGTCAATCTGACATCACTCCCTGTCTCTCTCCGCGTTCCATGCAGCTTCTCATAGTAGCCCTCATTCTTATCATGCTCTTCTG TTTTGCTGCCATTGCCACTCTCTACATTCTGGAGACGAACGATGATGCAGTCAGCATGTT ATCTTCTGCTCCATCAATGACCAACATGACCACCCTAGGTCCCAAGACGTCCACATTCCGCACCACTACACCCCAGACACGGAAAG aaCCTACCCCAGTTCCAGTGTATTGCTGCATCGCTGTGACCGATATGACTTCCATTCTACCCCCTCTCATAGCGAATATAGCAGCTCTCAACTCAACGTTTCACCCGCAGG CTTCGCCCATCCTACCCCCTCAGGGTGTACCCCtcagcaccaccaccaccgtccCGCCTGGGACCAACAGAGAACCGGCACCCCCTGCGGTGGACGTACCAGACACCATGCCTCAGAACGGAAGCTCCGGGGGGATAGGCTCCGTCAACATGCAGAGTAGGAAGAAAAGGTCGACGTTACGTCGGAAGAAGAGGATGACTAGCATGG GAGTTGAGGTGAATTTCATCCAAGTTGACAGAGAAAAGACAATCTGCCCAGAACACTGTACGTCAGAGACAAACTGTGGAGAAAGCTGCATTTCTACTGC AGATGGGAACTTCACCTATGAAATAGCTGTACCAGCCCATTTGCCAGTAAGGTTCCTGGAGCTGTATTTGAA TACAAGTGAAGAATCTGTGATGGTCCTCTGCTCCTGGACCGGTTCTTCTCTCTGCTCAGAGCCGATTGAATCTTTGGAAACTTCACAGCCATTCAAACACACAATG ggttttgcTCACATGTGGCAGCTACCCGTTGGTGCCTATCAGAACAGTGCCTATGTGTTTAGGATCATGCCTGCTACAGATCAG GATCACAACACAGTATGCAGACTGGAGAATGAATACGTTGGAGATGATTACCTTGAATACCGGTTCCATTTCACACGGGATCTGTCCCTGTGCCCTTCGTAG
- the LOC121421737 gene encoding myelin regulatory factor-like isoform X1, which translates to MDVLGESEAIQQIFNQGIDFDHLENLLAEPDASLLLSDLNNDGSLKAPSLVGGGGSSVGGQKVIFNNRSQPEQIGGLMNFDNLGFADEENILGSGLSVPISHLPDSPPDSGSEPYSPPDTKQDPHLAYQLGLNQGVAHQPTNHNSVSTELPLPNRTLLSGGVGHQRQHSLPVSIPMVTSIHTPASLSQPTVVPVASVPQSNVPVPPVAVVQQSVAPCNLTQVPSSVGISSVSANVPPQTVPQQFMNFLANSNVAPPTSLSQVPMTETINTALTRKESFIGHVPKKRKHSLSPNNTVNQNMLNKLMQVKQEPVDEISCPHTIDGDYNVNSNMGGEYGMYDQPAGDGLPYTDTVYQCLKWQPYQSNKWHKLLDASGQEIPIINYKVEADKGFNFSVSDDSFVCQKKNHFQVTAHLCVNGIPQMVQTESGTKTIDSVCIHINGIKVEAMNSYIRVEQSQADRSKKPFVPAKLEIHPENVVKVTIGRLHFSETTSNNMRKKGKPNPDQRYFMLVVSIQAHCGHEKYVVASQVSERIIVRASNPGQFESDVDVIWQKGSNQDTIFHSGKVGINTERPDEALVVHGNLKVTGHVMQPSDKRAKEDFQELDPREQLQNINKMRVMRYKYIPQFAEQAGLPECDQVETGVIAQEVMDILPDAVKKTGTVSLPNGAKIEHFLVVNKDRIYMENVGAVKELVRLTDNLETRIDELEKMNQKLAKLKRVDSLKSNTSVGTLSRDGSKKSAGGKDKSRHNRNGSVNSKKGKGQSDITPCLSPRSMQLLIVALILIMLFCFAAIATLYILETNDDAVSMLSSAPSMTNMTTLGPKTSTFRTTTPQTRKEPTPVPVYCCIAVTDMTSILPPLIANIAALNSTFHPQASPILPPQGVPLSTTTTVPPGTNREPAPPAVDVPDTMPQNGSSGGIGSVNMQSRKKRSTLRRKKRMTSMGVEVNFIQVDREKTICPEHCTSETNCGESCISTADGNFTYEIAVPAHLPVRFLELYLNTSEESVMVLCSWTGSSLCSEPIESLETSQPFKHTMGFAHMWQLPVGAYQNSAYVFRIMPATDQDHNTVCRLENEYVGDDYLEYRFHFTRDLSLCPS; encoded by the exons ATGGATGTTCTTGGAGAAAGTGAAGCGATTCAGCAAATTTTTA ATCAAGGAATTGATTTCGATCATCTTGAAAATCTACTAGCAGAACCAGATGCAAGCTT ATTACTGTCGGATTTAAACAACGATGGGTCGCTCAAGGCCCCCTCCCtggttgggggagggggcagtagCGTCGGTGGCCAGAAGGTGATCTTCAACAACAGATCGCAGCCGGAGCAGATAGGTGGCTTGATGAACTTTGACAATCTTGGATTTGCGGATGAGGAAAATATTCTCGGCTCTGGACTCTCTGTTCCCATCAG CCACCTGCCAGATTCGCCACCGGACTCCGGCTCAGAACCGTACTCGCCCCCTGACACTAAGCAAGACCCACACCTCGCCTACCAACTAGGCCTCAACCAGGGCGTGGCacatcaaccaaccaatcacaACTCAGTCTCAACAGAGCTCCCCCTGCCAAACAGAACCTTGCTCTCGGGCGGCGTCGGTCACCAGCGCCAGCACTCTCTACCGGTATCCATCCCCATGGTGACGAGCATCCACACCCCTGCTTCCCTATCCCAGCCCACTGTGGTGCCAGTTGCATCGGTACCGCAGAGCAACGTACCGGTACCACCAGTAGCAGTGGTGCAGCAGTCGGTGGCACCGTGCAACCTGACTCAGGTACCGAGCTCTGTTGGGATATCTTCGGTGTCGGCCAATGTGCCACCACAGACTGTACCCCAGCAGTTCATGAACTTTCTTGCAAACTCGAATGTTGCACCACCAACGAGTCTGTCCCAGGTTCCGATGACTGAGACCATCAATACTGCCCTCACAAGGAAAGAAAG TTTTATTGGACATGTGCCGAAGAAGAGGAAACATTCCCTGTCTCCCAACAACACCGTCAATCAAAACATGCTGAATAAACTTATGCAAGTCAAGCAGGAACCAG TTGATGAAATATCATGCCCTCACACAATAGACGGTGACTACAATGTAAATTCAA ACATGGGTGGGGAATATGGAATGTATGACCAGCCAGCCGGTGATGGCTTGCCATACACAGACACTGTATACCAATGTTTGAAATGGCAGCCATACCAATCAAACAAATGGCACAAACTACTGGATGCCAGCGGACAGGAAAT ACCCATCATAAACTACAAAGTGGAGGCTGACAAAGGCTTTAATTTCTCAGTGTCCGACGATTCCTTTGTTTGTCAAAAGAAGAACCACTTCCAG GTAACTGCTCATCTCTGTGTTAACGGCATCCCCCAGATGGTTCAGACCGAGTCTGGTACCAAGACTATTGACAGTGTCTGCATTCACATCAATGGGATCAAGGTGGAAGCGATGAATTCTTACATCAGAGTTGAACAGAGCCAGGCAGATCGAAGCAAGAAACCGTTCGTACCTGCAAA ACTTGAAATCCATCCAGAGAACGTTGTTAAGGTCACAATAGGTCGTCTCCACTTCAGCGAGACCACTTCGAATAACATGAGAAAGAAAGGCAAGCCCAATCCCGACCAGAGGTATTTCATGCTAGTAGTCTCGATCCAGGCTCACTGTGGACATGAGAAATATGTAGTGGCATCGCAGGTCTCCGAGAGGATCATTGTTAGG GCCTCAAATCCAGGACAGTTTGAGAGCGACGTTGATGTTATCTGGCAAAAGGGATCGAACCAGGATACTATATTCCATTCT GGTAAAGTTGGAATAAACACGGAGAGACCCGACGAGGCGTTGGTCGTCCATGGCAACCTGAAGGTCACAGGTCACGTGATGCAGCCTTCCGATAAGAGAGCTAAAGAAGACTTCCAAGAG TTGGATCCTAGAGAACAGCTCCAGAACATCAACAAGATGCGTGTGATGCGCTACAAGTACATCCCCCAGTTCGCCGAGCAGGCTGGCCTACCCGAGTGCGACCAGGTGGAGACGGGGGTCATTGCTCAGGAGGTGATGGACATCCTTCCGGACGCTGTCAAGAAGACAGGGACAGTCAGCCTACCCAACGGGGCCAAGATCGAGCACTTCCTGGTGGTCAACAAGGATAGGATCTACATGGAGAACGTGGGAGCGGTCAAGGAGCTGGTCAGACTGACCGATAACCTGGAGACGAGGATTGATGAACTGGAGAAGATGAATCAGAAGCTGGCTAAGCTGAAGAGGGTGGATAGTCTGAAGTCGAACACCAGTGTGGGCACGCTGAG CCGGGACGGCAGCAAGAAGTCGGCCGGGGGTAAGGACAAGTCCCGTCACAACCGGAATGGGAGCGTCAACAGTAAGAAGGGCAAAGGTCAATCTGACATCACTCCCTGTCTCTCTCCGCGTTCCATGCAGCTTCTCATAGTAGCCCTCATTCTTATCATGCTCTTCTG TTTTGCTGCCATTGCCACTCTCTACATTCTGGAGACGAACGATGATGCAGTCAGCATGTT ATCTTCTGCTCCATCAATGACCAACATGACCACCCTAGGTCCCAAGACGTCCACATTCCGCACCACTACACCCCAGACACGGAAAG aaCCTACCCCAGTTCCAGTGTATTGCTGCATCGCTGTGACCGATATGACTTCCATTCTACCCCCTCTCATAGCGAATATAGCAGCTCTCAACTCAACGTTTCACCCGCAGG CTTCGCCCATCCTACCCCCTCAGGGTGTACCCCtcagcaccaccaccaccgtccCGCCTGGGACCAACAGAGAACCGGCACCCCCTGCGGTGGACGTACCAGACACCATGCCTCAGAACGGAAGCTCCGGGGGGATAGGCTCCGTCAACATGCAGAGTAGGAAGAAAAGGTCGACGTTACGTCGGAAGAAGAGGATGACTAGCATGG GAGTTGAGGTGAATTTCATCCAAGTTGACAGAGAAAAGACAATCTGCCCAGAACACTGTACGTCAGAGACAAACTGTGGAGAAAGCTGCATTTCTACTGC AGATGGGAACTTCACCTATGAAATAGCTGTACCAGCCCATTTGCCAGTAAGGTTCCTGGAGCTGTATTTGAA TACAAGTGAAGAATCTGTGATGGTCCTCTGCTCCTGGACCGGTTCTTCTCTCTGCTCAGAGCCGATTGAATCTTTGGAAACTTCACAGCCATTCAAACACACAATG ggttttgcTCACATGTGGCAGCTACCCGTTGGTGCCTATCAGAACAGTGCCTATGTGTTTAGGATCATGCCTGCTACAGATCAG GATCACAACACAGTATGCAGACTGGAGAATGAATACGTTGGAGATGATTACCTTGAATACCGGTTCCATTTCACACGGGATCTGTCCCTGTGCCCTTCGTAG